The Candidatus Nitrosoglobus terrae genome segment AGAAAACAGCTGGCTAAAGAGTTTAATGCCTGCTGGTATGTGTGGAACTGGGCATTAAGAACTCGTAGCGATGCTTACAAAGCGTGTAAAGAGTCCTTAACCGTGAGGCGCATGGGAATTAAAGCTTGTGGACTAGCAGACAAACCGGAAGCTTGTTTAGTATAAGCTAAATGAGAATACGGGCTAGGATGAAGCAAGAAAAACGCAGCAAGGGAAGTAGCAGGGAGGCTGTTAGCAGGGCGCATCTAGCCCTTGTGATCGTGAAGCGTCAGCCGTCGGCTTCGAAGAATTTATGGTTAAATTTTAAAGACATATGCTCTATTTAGTGAATTTAAGCTGTATTATTTAATATGTATTATAAATACATCTAATGAAAAAATTTACTTTAAACCGGATCCGAAATGAAATTATTATTGCACTGCATGAGGTTGTTGAGCCTGTCGTTGGGGTTAATATTGTTGATTTAGGTCTTATTTACAATGTGCAAATACGAGAATGCTGCATTATTGTTAGGATGACGATGACAAAATCTGCCTGTGCTTTACAGACTTCTATTAGCACTGAAGTTAAAGCAGTGATTCAGCGCCGTTTGCCTGAGATTACAGAGGTATGTGTAGAATTAGTATGGGATCCTCCTTGGCATCCAGAAAAGATGTCTGAACGAGCTAAACGCCAGCTAGGTTGGTTTGGTCGATAGTAATCATTGATTTTGTGCTTAATTACGCATCATTAAGATCTGTGATTTACCGGATGCTAGAACCGCGAAAAGATAAAACCGTATCTGCGGATGTGCTGTTCTTTCCTGTTGCTGCGGCCTTTTCGGCAGTTATCGTGCCGCTGTGGATGATGACTTTGCAAGGTTGGATTCCTATTCCTAGTCCGTATTGGCATGGTCATGAGATGTTATTTGGTTATGGATTTGCCGTAGTGTCTGGATACCTTATCACTCGGGTATCTCTTGTAATGCTAAGCGGGCTTTTTCTGAGCTGGTTTGCAGCTCGTTTAGCAGCGCTAGGTTTAATAGGAGATAATTTGGTTGCGTCTTTGCCAGGATTAATTTTTGTTGGATTAGTGGTTTATTTAATTGCGCCCCCCTTCCTGCGGGCGGCTAAGAAAGCTGAAAACCGAGTTTTTGGGCCTTTGTTTATGGCTATGGGGGCGTGTGAGCTGATTTATCAGTTAGGGGCAATCGAAATATTCTCAGGAGTAAGGTTTTATGCCCTGTTAATTACGGTAGATTTATTTAGCTTATTATTATTGTTAATGGGGGGACGTATGATTGCCTCTGCTATGGCGGGTCATTTTTATCGAACTGGGCAATTTCTCATTGCTAGGGTGCAGCCCCGCTTGGAGCGGATAGCCATTATATTGATGATCTCCATGATCCTATTGGATTTCATCCCAAAAGCAGCGCCACTGGCCGGTGTATTTGCTCTTGGGGCAGCGGTGATTACTATCGTTCGTATTGGGCGCTGGCAGGTCTGGCGTATCATTAATTACCCCCATCTATGGGGACTTATTCTTGGCTACACTTGGTTGGCTTTAGGTCTTGCCCTTAAGGGATTCATGCAAATATTTGGGAACTCATTGAGCTTAGTTGAAGCATTGCACGGCATTACGATTGGGGCCATTGGGACGCTCACCTTGGTTGTAATGGCTCGCACCCGTTTACAGCGAAACCGTCAAGGGCTAGAGCATTTTGAAGATATTGGTATGGCGGCGCTGCTGGTGAGCTTGGCTGCCTTGCTGCGCCTGAGTGCGTCACTTGCTGGAAGCGACTATACACTATCACTCTTATGGGCCTCAGCTATTGCTTGGTTTTTTGCCTTTAGTCAATTACTGTATTGCCTCATTATCAATTATCCTAAAAAACCTAGCACGATGGATAGTGTCTAGCAACTTTAATTTTACTGCGTCTGTTTTAGTGGATTGTTGCTCAATAAAATGCGGATAAGTAGCGTTTGGGTCATGACAGATGGTAATGCAGGTATGGAAAATCAGGCCTGCGGTTTTGCAGAGGCCATGGGAGTTCCGTACACCATAAAACGAGTGCAAATGAAATTTCCATGGAAATATGTCAGTCCATTTATTCGGCTTGGAAAAAATTTTTGTTTAAATAAAAAGCAGATGAAACTTATTCCTCCTTGGCCTGATCTGATTATTGCCTCTGGGAGAAAATCGATTTTGCCTGCCTTAATGGTGAGAGATAAAAACAAATCTAAAACGAAAATTGCTTACCTACAAACCCCAGTGATAGCCCCTAAGCACTTTGATGTTGTGATTTCACCTGCTCATGATGGTTGCTCTGGGGAGAATGTACTTCAAAGTATGGGCGCGCCTCATCAAGTGACTCAGGAAAGACTGAATCAAGCCTATACTGATTTTTCTTATTTATTTTCTAGCTATAGACAACCGCGCCTTGGGGTTTTACTAGGGGGGAGCAATAAAACTTATACTTTCGATGAAACTATAGCGAGGGATTTAGCGCAGCAGCTAAAAGTACTGATAAGACAAGGATTATCGATCATGATAACCCCTTCACGGCGTACTGATGGGGCTGTCATAGAGATATTACGTGAGTCACTTGGGCGCGATGAGGTTTATATTTGGGAGGGTAGGGGTGAAAATCCTTATTTTGGAATTCTTGCTTGGTCTGATGTGATTCTTGTGAGCTGTGATAGCGTATCTATGATCAGTGAGGCTTGTGCAACCGATAGGCCAGTTTATTTGCTTAAGCTTCCGGGAAAGGGCAGGAAGTTTCAAACGTTTTATCAATATCTTACGGATCTAGGTCGGATACAGTGGTGGAATGGCAACATAAATGGCTCTGAAATTCCCAAGATTGAGGCGTTTAATGAAACGAAAGATCTTGCCGTTAAAGCGCTAATGTATTTACAACAGGGGTGAGAAAGGTATGTTTAATTATCATAAATTAGCGGAAGTGACTATCCATGATACTCCGTTCCCTTACTTTATTCTTCCCCATGTCATTCATAAGGAGCAATTAGCAGAAATACATCAGGATTATCCCCGCATTGATTATAGCGGCAGTTTTCCAGTGCAAGAACTTAAGTACGGTAAACAATTTGATGTGTTAGTACAGGCGCTTAATAGCCCAGCATTTCAGCAGGTTATCGAGGAGAAGTTTCATCTTACTTTAAAGGGGCTTCCCACGATGACTACAGTACGAGGAAAGTGTTCTTTGAAGGATGGCTCGATTCATACCGATAGCGTCACTAAGATCATTACTATCCTACTCTATATGAATCCCACTTGGGAAAACCCCGGCGGGCAGCTACGGTTACTGAGAAATGGATCAGATATAGAAAATTATTTTGCTGAAATTCCGCCTGAAGAAGGGACAATGTTAGCGTTTAAGGTGACTGAAAACTCATGGCATGGCCACCTTCCTTTTGCGGGCCAGCGACGAGTTGTTCAGTTTAATTGGTTAACCAGTCAATTCGTGGCTAAAAAAGAACTGATAAGACATAGAATTTCAGCCAAGATTAAAAAAATCAAGCATATAGGCAGAGTAAAATCCATTGGCCTATAGGTTTCTCCTGCCCTTAGGGCAGATTAATATTTTTACGAGGAGGTTACGCATGACCCATACTGCTGCTGCATACGCTACCCACGCTGCTGATAAACCTTTAGAGCTATATGCCATTAAGCGACGAGAGCTGGGCGATCAAGATATAGCCATTGATATTCTTTACTGCGGTGTATGCCACTCTGACTTGCACACGGCGCGTAATGAATGGGGCAATACGTTATATCCCTGTATCCCTGGGCATGAAATTATTGGCACTGTCACCGCTGTTGGCAGGGATGTGAAAAGTTTCAAAGTAGGGGATACCGTGGGTGTTGGCTGTATGGTGGATAGCTGTGGGCATTGTAGTGCCTGTAAAACTGGAGAGGAAAATTATTGTGAGCACGGCTTTATTATGACCTATAACAGCGCCCTGTCTGAGAATACTCATACTTTTGGCGGGTATTCCACGAAGATTGTGGTCGCTGAGAAATTTGTCTTTCATATTCCCCATCAGACTAACCTTGCTGCAGTTGCCCCCCTATTGTGCGCTGGTATCACCATGTATTCCCCTTTACGCCATTGGAAGATTGATTCAGGCAAAAAAGTTGGCATTGTGGGGTTAGGCGGACTTGGGCACATGGGCGTTAAACTTGCCCATGCCATGGGTGCTTATGTAGTGTTATTCACCACTTCCGCTAGTAAAATCGCAGATGGAAAAAGTCTTGGGGCTGATGAGGTAGTGATTTCAAAAGATCCAGATCAAATGGCAACACAGGTGAATAGCCTTGATTTTATCCTCAATACCGTTGCCGTACCCCATAATCTTGATACTTACCTTAATCTTTTAAAGCGTGACGGCACTATGTGTTTAGTAGGCGCTCCAGCCACGCCACATCCATCCCCTGAAGCATTTAACCTGATTGCTAAACGTCGTTCATTGGCCGGTTCATTGATTGGGGGTCTCCGTGAGACTCAGGAGATGCTGAATTTCTGTGCTGATCATGATATCACCTGCGATATTGAGATGATCGCTATGGAGGATATCAATCAAGCTTATGAGCGGATGCTTAAGAACGATGTTAAATATCGTTTTGTGATTGATATGCAGACTCTAAGGGACAAGGAAAAATAAAGTAAAGCCCATTGCAGCCAGAGGGTTACGGATAAGCAATCTCTAGCGTTTCTAATTTTTCTCTCAAGGTTTTAAAAACTTATCCGAAGTTAAGTAGGATAGTTTAAAAGCCTGTTTTTATTGTAAATGACTATAACTAAATTGATATTGACAAATCCCACATATACGTAAGTGGATCTATCAGAACGACACGCCCGCACGCATATTGATCAGGCGCTTATGGCTGCCGGTTGGGTGGTGCAAGATCGCGTCACCTTTAACCGTAATGCTGCACTTGGCGTGGCCGTGCGTGAGTTCTCCTTACCAGAAGGGATTTGCGATTACTTGCTGTTTATCGACGGTAAAGCTGCCGGTGTCATTGAGGCCAAAAGGGTGGGTATCACCTTGAGCGGCATCGCTGAGCAGTCCGCCAAATACGTGACCCGCCTGCCAGATCATCTAGCCCGCTGGGATGATCCGTTACCCTATAGCTACGAGAGCACCGGCGAGGAAACATTTTTCACCCATCAGCGGGACCCCAAACCGCGCCAGCGCCGTGTATTTGCCTTTCATCGTCCAGAAACTCTGCACGACTGGCTCAAACAGCCCAACACCTTGCGCCATCGTCTGCAACAACTGCCACCGCGGGACTCTAACGGTCTGCGAGATTGCCAGATCGACGCTCTCCGTGGGCTAGAGTACTCCTTGGCTGCTGATAAACCTCGCGCGCTGATTCAATTAGCTACCGGCGCAGGTAAGACGTTTACTGCTTGTTCATTCAGCTATCGCCTCATTAAATATGCCAGTGCTAAGCGCATCCTGTTTCTAGTAGATCGCAATAACTTAGGGGATCAAACCCTAAAAGAATTCCAGAACTTCCATCCGCCAGGCGCTGCCAACCGGTTTACCGATACCTACATTGTTCAGCACCTCCACAGCCACCGCATCGATCCAGATGCCAAGGTCGTCATTACCACTATCCAACGGTTGTACTCGCTGTTGCAGGGCAAAGAGATTGACCCCATGGACGAGGAAGGCTCTGCCTTTGAAACTTGGGCAGGTAGGCACAAGGAAATTCCTACCCTCACTTATAATCCCGCTATCCCCATCGAAACCTTTGATTTTATTGTCACTGATGAATGTCATCGCTCTATCTATGGGTTGTGGCGACAAGTGCTGGAGTATTTTGATGCCTATCTCATTGGCCTTACTGCCACGCCTTCCAAGCACACGCTGGGCTTTTTCAATCAAAACTTAGTCGCTGAATATCCCTACGAGCGCTCCGTGACTGATGGCGTGAACGTCGGCTATGAGATTTACCGCATTCGTACCCGTGTGACGGAAGAGGGTGGCAAAGTCGAAACCGATGCCGCCGGTTTTCAGGTGCCAGTGCGGGACAAACGCACTCGCAAGGTGCGCTATGAAAACCTCGATGGAGATCTAGAATACAGCGGGCAAGAGCTGGATCGCTCAGTAGTGAATCCAAATCAGATCCGCACCGTGCTACAAACCTACAAAGATCGGGTATTTACCGAACTGTTTCCCGAGCGCAGCGGCCAATGGCTGCCTAAAACTTTGATCTTTGCCAAAGACGATAACCACGCCGAGGAAATTGTCCACGCGGTGCGGGAAGTGTTTGGCGAAGGCAATGACTTTGCTAAAAAAATCACCTACCAGACGGGCAGCGAAGATCCCAAGGCGCTCATTAAAGCCTTTCGTGTTGATCCCTTTCCCCGCATAGCCGTCACCGTGGATATGATTGCCACTGGCACCGATATTAAACCGGTAGAAGTGCTGATCTTCATGCGGGATGTGAAATCTGAGGGTTATTACGAACAAATGAAAGGCCGGGGCGTGCGTACCATTCCCGATGCCGATTTACGCCAAGTCACCCCTGATGCCCACACCAAAACCCGCTTTGTATTGATTGATGCCGTAGGGGTAACAGAGACCAAAAAAAATACGAGCCAGCCCCTGGAGCGTAAAAGAAACCTTAGCTTTGAAAAATTGCTAGATCAAATCGCCATGGGACGACGGGATGAAGACGCGCTTTCATCCCTTGCCGCTCGCTTTGCAGCGCTGGATCGTAAGCTAAATGACGATGACCGCCAACGCATCACCCAAGCTAGCGGCGGCCACACCCTACGCCAGCTCGCCAATACATTGCTCGATGCTATCGATCCCGACGGGCAACAAGCCGCTATTCACACCCAATTGGGCACCATAGCCACGCCCGAACAAGCACAACAAATCATCTCTGCCCTGATGGATACCGCTTGTGCGCCGTTCAATGACCCCATCCTGCGCCAAACACTGCGGGATCTTAAGCAGAAAACCGACATTATCATTGACGAAACTACGCCTGATGAAGTGATTCACACCGGATTCGACCTGAAAAAAGCCGAAGCAACCATCACCAATTTTAAAGCCTTCATCGCCCAGCACCGCGACCAACTCACGGCGCTACAAATCCTCTACAACCAGCCCTACGGCCAGCAAAAACTCACCTACGTCGCCATTCGTGAACTGGTGCAGGCGCTCACCGAACGCCCGCCCCATCTCTCACCGGCCACCGTTTGGCAAGCTTATAAACGATTGGATAACGCTAAGGTGCGTGGCGTGCCGGTGGATGAACAACTCACTGAAGTGGTGAGCCTCGTACGCTTTGCCCTAGGGCAAGTTGAAACCCTAGAACCCTTTGGCACTGTGGTACAACAGCGTTTTAATCTCTGGCTCGGGCGAGAAAAGAAAGCGGGGCGGGAATACAGCGAAGCGCAGCAAGATTGGCTGCACGCGATTGCCAAATGTATTGCTGCTAATGCTGAAATCACGCCCCGCGATTTTAGGGAAGCGCCAATTTTGGCAGATAAGGGCGGTATTCTGGAGGCGCGGCAGGTGTTAGGGGAGGGGTTAAACGGATTATTAAGTGAAATGCAAATAGCATTGGTGGCGTGATGAGTTGGAGCTTTGTCAAACTGAGAGATGTAGTTGCACATTTTGAAAGCGGAAAGCGACCTAAAGGAGGAGTTTCTAAGTATACAGATGGTATTCTTAGCCTTGGTGGTGAACACCTAGATTACAATGGAGGGTTTTTTCTAGAAAATCCAAAATTTGTCCCTGAGAAATTTGCTGAGAGTCTTCATAAAGTTCAAATAGAAGAAGGAGATATTCTCATAGTTAAAGATGGAGCAACAACAGGGAAAATAAGCTTTGCTACGGCTGAAGTAAAAAACTCTGTCATCAATGAGCATCTATTTCAACTTAGGCCAACAGAGGCGGTTAATTCCAAGTTTCTTTTCTATTTCTTGTGGTCTTCATCTGGAAACAAAGAAATATTGAAAGATTTTCGAGGATCAGCTCAAGGTGGAATCACAAAATCAGTTCTTAATGTTTGTGAGGTGCCAGTTGCATCCCTCAATGAACAACGCCGCATTGTCGAGAAAATCGAAACGTTGTTTGCACGGTTGGATGCAGGCGAGGCGGCGCTGAAAAAGGTGCAAACCCTACTGGCGCGCTATCGCCAATCAGTGCTCAAGGCCGCCGTTACTGGCGATCTTACCCAAGATTGGCAGGTGCAAAACGCTGGATGCGTTGAATCCGGCCACGATTTGCTGCAACGTATTCTTAAAACCCGCCGCGATAATTGGCAAGGTCGGGGCAAATATAAAGAACCTATCGCGCCGGATACCACGAGTTTGCCCAAATTGCCGGAAGGGTGGGTGTGGGCTTCGCTTGATGCGTTAATAGTTGATGGCCCAACAAATGGGTTATCACCGAAAGTGTCTACTGACGGTACAGGTGTGCCATCTTTCAAGCTCACCGCAACTACATCAGGCACGTTCGTGATTAATGGTGAGACGGTCAAGTATGTTAATGCTCATATTGAAGCTGATTCCAAATATTGGCTCCAAAAAGACGATGTACTGATTCAACGAGGAAATACTATTGAATATGTCGGCACTGCAGCAATTTTTCCGGGGCCAAATAATGCTTTCATTTACCCTGACTTGATGATGCGTATCAGGTTTGAGGATGAACTACTAGCGCGATGGGTCGTGACTTGGATTAATTTTGAGTACGCGAAAAAGTATTTTCGTCGACTGGCCACAGGCACAGCAGGCAACATGCCTAAGATAAATAGCACAACTTTGAATACGCTGCCGGTTCCGATGCCATCGTTTGAAGAGATGCAACAAACACTTGAAATTACTGAGAGTATTGAACATCGATGTAGAGGTTTAGAGGATGCAGCGCGTGCCGAACTTGCCCGATCCAAAGCACTACGCCAATCTATTCTGAAACAAGCCTTTGCTGGTCGCTTGGTGCCCCAAGATCCTAATGACGAACCGGCCAGCGAGCTGCTGGCCCGTATTCGTGCTGAGTGCCAAAGCATCTCTAACAGCAAACGCCGTCGATCCACAATGTTAAAGAAACAAGCATGAGTAACGAACAACTGGTCTCGAAGGTCTGGAACTATGCCCATGTATTGCGTGATCAGGGCATTTCTTACGGCGATTACGTCGAGCAAATTACCTATCTGCTGTTTTTGAAGATGGATCAGGAGCGAGTGGAATTATTGGGTGAGGAATCCAGCATTCCGCCCCAGTGGAATTGGCAGCAGTTGATCAGCAAGGAAGGGGATGATCTAGAGTTGCAATATCGCCACACGCTAGAGGCGCTGGCACGGGAATCGGGACTGATAGGCACCATTTTTCGTAAATCACAAAATAAGCTCTCTGATCCCGCTAAGCTTAAGCGGGTGGTGAGTTTGATTGATACCGAAGGGCCGTGGATAGGTCTTAAAGTGGATATAAAGGGGGAGATTTACGAAGGACTGCTGGAGCGCAACGCTAGCGAGGTGAAATCGGGGGCGGGGCAGTATTTCACGCCGCGGCCAGTCATTGAGGCGATTGTGGCCTGTATTCAGCCGAAAATTCATGAAACGGTCTGCGATCCGGCGTGTGGTACCGGTGGATTTTTATTGGCTGCTTTTGAGTATATGAAAACCCAAAGCCAAGATCGGGAAACGCTACGCCGCTTGCGTACCGAAGGACTGCACGGCACTGATATTGTGGATGAAGTAGTGCGGTTGTGCGCGATGAATTTGTATTTACATGGTATTGGCAACGGGGATAGCTCCGTCGTACAGGCTGATGCGCTGGCAGTGGCACCGGCGCAGCGTTATGGCGTGGTGCTCACCAATCCGCCTTTTGGCAAAAAATCCAGCTATAAGGTAGTGGGGGAGGATGGCAGAGGCACCAGCGAGCGGGAACACTATGAACGGGAAGATTTTAAATTCACAACCTCCAATAAGCAGTTTAATTTTTTACAGCATATTATGACTATCTTGGATACCTATGGCCGTGGGGGGGTGGTGTTGCCGGATAACATACTGTTTGAAGCCGGGCGCGCGGGTGAGGGTATTCGCAAGCGGCTGCTGGAGGGTTTCAACTTCCATACCCTGCTACGCCTGCCCACGGGTATTTGGTACCGCCCCGGTGTCAAGGCCAATGTGCTGTTTTTTGATAAGCGCCCCGCCTCCCGGGAGGCTCAGACTCAAGGGCTATGGGTTTACGATTACCGTACTAATATACATAAGACGCTGAAAACTAAACGGCTGGTGCGCAGTGATTTTGATGATTTTGTGCATTGTTATCATGAACGGAAGGAAACCGAACGCTTTCGCTATTTCAGTTATCAAGCGCTGATGGCGCGCGATAAGCTGAATCTGGATATTTTCTGGCTCAAGGATAATAGCTTAGAGGATATAGACAGCCTGCCAGAGCCGGAGGTGTTGGCAGCTGAGATCGTGGAGAATTTAGAAGCTGCCCTAGAGCAGTTTCGCAGTGTGAGCGCCGAGCTGGCAACCGAATAAAGCCTATAACTCACGGTTTTTATGAGATAATTTATAAATCTACTATTAAATTAAATGATGGGGAAGAGTAAATGAGCAAACGGATTGAGGATTATGGCCTGATTGGCAATATGGTTTCCTGTGCCTTGGTTGGCCGTGATGGTTCCATGGATTGGCTCTGCTTGCCCCATTTTGACTCCGATGCCTGTTTTGCCGCGTTGCTCGGCACCCCAGAGCATGGCCGTTGGCTGATTGCCCCGAAAACTGCAGTTAAAAGCATAACACGGCGTTATCTGCCGAATACGGTTGTTTTAGAAACTACTTTTGAGACTGAGAGCGGAGTCGCTCAAATCATAGATTTTATGCCCCTGAGTAAAAACGAGACCATGGTGGAGGTGGTGCGAATCGTTCGGGGTATAAAAGGTCAGGTTGACATGCGGATGGAGCTTGTGCTGCGTTTTGGTTATGGGAAAACGGTTCCTTGGGTGCATCGGTGTGATTATGGCATTAATGCTGTTGCCGGGCCGGATGCTGTAGAGTTACTGACTCCAGTGCGTTTATATGGTGAAAACCTCACAACATGCGCTAATTTTACCATCGAGGCAGGGCAAAACATACCGTTTACACTGGTTTATCATCCCTCTCAGACTGAGCCTAGTTTTATTGGTGATCGTCAGGTAGCCCTTTCCCAGACCGTGGATTGGTGGGGTGAATGGTCTAGTTACTTTCGTTTTGATCCTTCAGCGCCCATCGCATGGAAAGAGGCGGTGATTCGGTCGTTAATTACCCTTAAAGCCTTGACTTTTCAGCCCAGCGGTGGCCTTGTGGCGGCCCCTACGACTTCATTACCCGAACAGATTGGCGGGATTCGCAACTGGGATTATCGTTTTTGTTGGATTCGCGATGCCACCATGACCCTCTATACATTCCTGAACTCTGGATATCTTGAAGAGGCCAAAGCTTTCCGTGAATGGCTATTGCGGGCTGCGGCTGGGAATCCAGAGCAGATGCAAATTATGTATGGGCTGAGAGGTGAGCGGCGGCTGACGGAAGTGGAACTGCCTTGGTTGCTTGGCTATGAACATAGCCTCCCCGTACGTATTGGGAATGGCGC includes the following:
- a CDS encoding restriction endonuclease subunit S; translation: MSWSFVKLRDVVAHFESGKRPKGGVSKYTDGILSLGGEHLDYNGGFFLENPKFVPEKFAESLHKVQIEEGDILIVKDGATTGKISFATAEVKNSVINEHLFQLRPTEAVNSKFLFYFLWSSSGNKEILKDFRGSAQGGITKSVLNVCEVPVASLNEQRRIVEKIETLFARLDAGEAALKKVQTLLARYRQSVLKAAVTGDLTQDWQVQNAGCVESGHDLLQRILKTRRDNWQGRGKYKEPIAPDTTSLPKLPEGWVWASLDALIVDGPTNGLSPKVSTDGTGVPSFKLTATTSGTFVINGETVKYVNAHIEADSKYWLQKDDVLIQRGNTIEYVGTAAIFPGPNNAFIYPDLMMRIRFEDELLARWVVTWINFEYAKKYFRRLATGTAGNMPKINSTTLNTLPVPMPSFEEMQQTLEITESIEHRCRGLEDAARAELARSKALRQSILKQAFAGRLVPQDPNDEPASELLARIRAECQSISNSKRRRSTMLKKQA
- a CDS encoding mitochondrial fission ELM1 family protein, which codes for MRISSVWVMTDGNAGMENQACGFAEAMGVPYTIKRVQMKFPWKYVSPFIRLGKNFCLNKKQMKLIPPWPDLIIASGRKSILPALMVRDKNKSKTKIAYLQTPVIAPKHFDVVISPAHDGCSGENVLQSMGAPHQVTQERLNQAYTDFSYLFSSYRQPRLGVLLGGSNKTYTFDETIARDLAQQLKVLIRQGLSIMITPSRRTDGAVIEILRESLGRDEVYIWEGRGENPYFGILAWSDVILVSCDSVSMISEACATDRPVYLLKLPGKGRKFQTFYQYLTDLGRIQWWNGNINGSEIPKIEAFNETKDLAVKALMYLQQG
- a CDS encoding helix-turn-helix domain-containing protein, with translation MKAYQLRFYPTSRQRKQLAKEFNACWYVWNWALRTRSDAYKACKESLTVRRMGIKACGLADKPEACLV
- a CDS encoding 2OG-Fe(II) oxygenase family protein; the protein is MFNYHKLAEVTIHDTPFPYFILPHVIHKEQLAEIHQDYPRIDYSGSFPVQELKYGKQFDVLVQALNSPAFQQVIEEKFHLTLKGLPTMTTVRGKCSLKDGSIHTDSVTKIITILLYMNPTWENPGGQLRLLRNGSDIENYFAEIPPEEGTMLAFKVTENSWHGHLPFAGQRRVVQFNWLTSQFVAKKELIRHRISAKIKKIKHIGRVKSIGL
- a CDS encoding NAD(P)-dependent alcohol dehydrogenase, which gives rise to MTHTAAAYATHAADKPLELYAIKRRELGDQDIAIDILYCGVCHSDLHTARNEWGNTLYPCIPGHEIIGTVTAVGRDVKSFKVGDTVGVGCMVDSCGHCSACKTGEENYCEHGFIMTYNSALSENTHTFGGYSTKIVVAEKFVFHIPHQTNLAAVAPLLCAGITMYSPLRHWKIDSGKKVGIVGLGGLGHMGVKLAHAMGAYVVLFTTSASKIADGKSLGADEVVISKDPDQMATQVNSLDFILNTVAVPHNLDTYLNLLKRDGTMCLVGAPATPHPSPEAFNLIAKRRSLAGSLIGGLRETQEMLNFCADHDITCDIEMIAMEDINQAYERMLKNDVKYRFVIDMQTLRDKEK
- a CDS encoding type I restriction endonuclease subunit R → MAAGWVVQDRVTFNRNAALGVAVREFSLPEGICDYLLFIDGKAAGVIEAKRVGITLSGIAEQSAKYVTRLPDHLARWDDPLPYSYESTGEETFFTHQRDPKPRQRRVFAFHRPETLHDWLKQPNTLRHRLQQLPPRDSNGLRDCQIDALRGLEYSLAADKPRALIQLATGAGKTFTACSFSYRLIKYASAKRILFLVDRNNLGDQTLKEFQNFHPPGAANRFTDTYIVQHLHSHRIDPDAKVVITTIQRLYSLLQGKEIDPMDEEGSAFETWAGRHKEIPTLTYNPAIPIETFDFIVTDECHRSIYGLWRQVLEYFDAYLIGLTATPSKHTLGFFNQNLVAEYPYERSVTDGVNVGYEIYRIRTRVTEEGGKVETDAAGFQVPVRDKRTRKVRYENLDGDLEYSGQELDRSVVNPNQIRTVLQTYKDRVFTELFPERSGQWLPKTLIFAKDDNHAEEIVHAVREVFGEGNDFAKKITYQTGSEDPKALIKAFRVDPFPRIAVTVDMIATGTDIKPVEVLIFMRDVKSEGYYEQMKGRGVRTIPDADLRQVTPDAHTKTRFVLIDAVGVTETKKNTSQPLERKRNLSFEKLLDQIAMGRRDEDALSSLAARFAALDRKLNDDDRQRITQASGGHTLRQLANTLLDAIDPDGQQAAIHTQLGTIATPEQAQQIISALMDTACAPFNDPILRQTLRDLKQKTDIIIDETTPDEVIHTGFDLKKAEATITNFKAFIAQHRDQLTALQILYNQPYGQQKLTYVAIRELVQALTERPPHLSPATVWQAYKRLDNAKVRGVPVDEQLTEVVSLVRFALGQVETLEPFGTVVQQRFNLWLGREKKAGREYSEAQQDWLHAIAKCIAANAEITPRDFREAPILADKGGILEARQVLGEGLNGLLSEMQIALVA
- a CDS encoding metal-sulfur cluster assembly factor, with amino-acid sequence MKKFTLNRIRNEIIIALHEVVEPVVGVNIVDLGLIYNVQIRECCIIVRMTMTKSACALQTSISTEVKAVIQRRLPEITEVCVELVWDPPWHPEKMSERAKRQLGWFGR
- a CDS encoding type I restriction-modification system subunit M encodes the protein MSNEQLVSKVWNYAHVLRDQGISYGDYVEQITYLLFLKMDQERVELLGEESSIPPQWNWQQLISKEGDDLELQYRHTLEALARESGLIGTIFRKSQNKLSDPAKLKRVVSLIDTEGPWIGLKVDIKGEIYEGLLERNASEVKSGAGQYFTPRPVIEAIVACIQPKIHETVCDPACGTGGFLLAAFEYMKTQSQDRETLRRLRTEGLHGTDIVDEVVRLCAMNLYLHGIGNGDSSVVQADALAVAPAQRYGVVLTNPPFGKKSSYKVVGEDGRGTSEREHYEREDFKFTTSNKQFNFLQHIMTILDTYGRGGVVLPDNILFEAGRAGEGIRKRLLEGFNFHTLLRLPTGIWYRPGVKANVLFFDKRPASREAQTQGLWVYDYRTNIHKTLKTKRLVRSDFDDFVHCYHERKETERFRYFSYQALMARDKLNLDIFWLKDNSLEDIDSLPEPEVLAAEIVENLEAALEQFRSVSAELATE
- a CDS encoding NnrS family protein, whose amino-acid sequence is MLEPRKDKTVSADVLFFPVAAAFSAVIVPLWMMTLQGWIPIPSPYWHGHEMLFGYGFAVVSGYLITRVSLVMLSGLFLSWFAARLAALGLIGDNLVASLPGLIFVGLVVYLIAPPFLRAAKKAENRVFGPLFMAMGACELIYQLGAIEIFSGVRFYALLITVDLFSLLLLLMGGRMIASAMAGHFYRTGQFLIARVQPRLERIAIILMISMILLDFIPKAAPLAGVFALGAAVITIVRIGRWQVWRIINYPHLWGLILGYTWLALGLALKGFMQIFGNSLSLVEALHGITIGAIGTLTLVVMARTRLQRNRQGLEHFEDIGMAALLVSLAALLRLSASLAGSDYTLSLLWASAIAWFFAFSQLLYCLIINYPKKPSTMDSV